TATTAAATTGACAATTAACAAATTATTGATTGTTATTCAGGGTATCAAATTGACAACTAATAAAATATATCGTATTCAACTTCTAAGTTCTAATAATGTATATATTTgagaattattaaaaattttatataGAAAATGAATTTTATCAAAAAGCTCAAATTTTTATCCCGCCCGAATCATGCTTCTTTTAATCTGGACTACTATCCAATTTTTTCAATACCGGACTTTTACACGAATTTTTAGGGTCGGACTTTTAAATAAAAAAAGACTCTTTGAAGGTCTGTATCTCGGGACGAGCCAGCCCGTACTTTTTTGGATTGGATCCGACTTGGTCTCagattttgaattttttgaatAGCCCCGCTCTCATCTACACTTCACTTTATTTTTCGACAACTAACCAAGGTAGATCATAAATCAATAGAGTTAACAAGTATTAAAGATGGTTTTTAATCCATTAattgatatttttatattataatttccGAAAAAcctacaaatttattttattttcaccATTCTATAATATGAAACCTTCATATTTTATTTTCTATCTAGGCGTTAGTGACTTAATCTTTTGTATCCTTCTTATAGAAAATTCATCGAAAATTCATCAATGATGGTATTTTTGTATCGTTTTCGTATGATTTCGACCAACAATCTTTTATCCTAACATTTATAGAAAATATTATTAGAATTGATCATTCAACTACAAACAATTGTAAAAGAAATGTAGTTACTTTTgcaattatattatattttgagGGAGTGTAAGATATCTAAAAAATTATAAACTTTTCCTCTATTGAGTATGTTTATGTAGTAATTATCGTTTAAACAgttgaaaatattaataaaagacgGATCAAATAACACACAAAATTAGAATATTATTAGATATcagctcacctaaaatctgaagATATTAGAAAAATACCCCAACTGaatcttataatattattttaatactcCCCTAACTCAAAAGTAAGGAGTCGAACTTAGTCTGACTAAGCTATGATAGATCATTAAGTAACCAGTTCATCTGAAAGTTTAAGGTGGCAGAGGAAGTTCTCAACTAAATCTCATAATATTACGATAATAATGCACCAAAAAATACTGATATGAGCACGGAAAACAATGAAGAGAAAtagtaaattaataattaaattttacaGACCATAATGTTTAAATATGTTTTCGATTTTgcaatcaaaataatttaatatttaaaattcgtGCCTAATATTTTTGTCGATGACATCTATTGGTAAATAAACGTTGTATATTTGTTTAATATTTCGATTCTAGTTTTAGAAATTCATCTGTAATCGTATATTGGTATAACGCTTTTTTATGAGACGAATCAAATATTAACAACTTTTTGGCCtctcaattttagaaaatatgatAAGGATTGATTATTCAATTCAAATTCCTGGAAAAGAAAAATAATACTTTTTCCAACTGTATGGAATCTTTGTATTTCTTGAGAGAGCACGTCAAATTCAATTATAAAAAGGACTATAACCCACAACTCTAATCACATTTCACCCAATATTATATCTTTGCTTAACCTTCAAAAGATGAATCACAAGTATTCGTTTTCTTTCTCAAATTCTATGAATTACTCTTCACCTGCTCTTCAAATCCCAAATTCAATGGGCTACACTAATCCTACTATAATTAACAGCGAAGAACACCACTCTCAACCATTGCCAAACACTCGAATGTCTAATCCAGGAGTTGGTAATGATATAAATAATATGGGCCAGTCTGGTGAAAACGATATTGTGGCGTCTGGTGGTCATTTTTCATTCTCCAGGCCACGGACGTCCTCGTGGTTCAAAAAACAAGGCGAAAGAAAACACCATCGAAATGACTTCGGAAATGAAGTCTATTGTTCTTGAAATCCCGCCTGGGAAAGATGTCATTGAATGGCTGAAACAGTTTGCTCATTCAAGAAATATTTTTATGAATGTTCTGGGTGGTTCAGGAATGATTACAGATGCTTCCATAAGCCTCATCTCATCAGTACATCCAACAATATTTTCTGAGAGACTTTGCTTACTTTCTTTGACAGGGCCTGTAGGAAAAATATCTCCTTCGGAACCATCTGGTTCTTGCACTTTGAACGCTATATTTGCTAGGACGAATGGCGATGTCATTGGTGGGACGCTTTGGAGGCTTGTTACCTTTGGAACGATGCATGTGACTGCTCTTATTTCCAAAAATCCAGATGTCTTGGTTGTTTGTCATGCGAATATAGCTTAAGGATGCTTAAAGATTGAAGATTTAGAGAAAGCGTTATTCTCtatttattttctttatttttcaataaaagGATGTAGTGGCCCGACTATTTTTAGTTAGAATTCTACTACAATCTAGTCGTTTACATT
Above is a genomic segment from Apium graveolens cultivar Ventura unplaced genomic scaffold, ASM990537v1 ctg9042, whole genome shotgun sequence containing:
- the LOC141705568 gene encoding AT-hook motif nuclear-localized protein 27-like; amino-acid sequence: MNHKYSFSFSNSMNYSSPALQIPNSMGYTNPTIINSEEHHSQPLPNTRMSNPGVGHGRPRGSKNKAKENTIEMTSEMKSIVLEIPPGKDVIEWLKQFAHSRNIFMNVLGGSGMITDASISLISSVHPTIFSERLCLLSLTGPVGKISPSEPSGSCTLNAIFARTNGDVIGGTLWRLVTFGTMHVTALISKNPDVLVVCHANIA